In Euphorbia lathyris chromosome 2, ddEupLath1.1, whole genome shotgun sequence, the sequence ttatatGATCGATTTATCAGTCGAAGACATAACATATAcgtttttagtttttcaattttgatacaTGGACTTTGGATGCGTAAATGACTGATTCATACTGACCTAAGTGGAATTATCTATTACACTGTAAAACGtacttggtttttttttttttttttgtcgatGTTGGATCTTGTTGTGCTCCGAGCTAACCATTTGGCTGTGAAAACTTTCAGATCTACCTGAAGTAATATAAAATGGGTAAGGAGAAAATTCATATCAGCATTGTGGTCATTGGACATGTCGACTCTGGCAAGTCTACCACTACAGGCCATCTCATCTACAAGCTTGGAGGTATTGACAAGCGTGTGATTGAAAGGTTCGAGAAGGAAGCTGCTGAGATGAACAAAAGGTCATTCAAGTATGCTTGGGTGCTTGACAAGCTTAAGGCTGAGCGTGAGCGTGGTATCACCATTGATATTGCCTTGTGGAAGTTTGAGACCACTAAGTACTACTGCACTGTTATTGATGCTCCTGGACATCGTGACTTTATCAAGAACATGATTACTGGAACATCTCAGGCTGATTGTGCCGTTCTTATCATTGATTCCACCACCGGTGGTTTTGAAGCTGGTATTTCCAAGGATGGACAGACCCGTGAGCATGCTCTCCTTGCTTTCACCCTTGGTGTCAAGCAAATGATCTGCTGTTGCAACAAGGTAATCCCTAACCTGTTACTATTTCTGATTTTGCTGCTTATATTCTTGTGAACCATTTTCAATGGAGGATACACTCATAGGACATGTGCTTGTTGAATTTCGATGTTAATGGAATGTCCAGTTCTATGATGGGTGTTTACTTTATTGAAGATTTATGTTTTTGACTTTCTGGGAGAGATAGCCTAATGGTTGATGGCTCCGGATATAACCCGGTAATTCTTGAGGGTTCGAAtccctctctctcctctttctatGCACTGACTTATATTTACTTGTTTCATGATCACTGATTGATTTTAACATTGTAGTCCGTCTTTAAGAGCTAGGTCTGTAGTTTGCAGAAGCAAGTTCATTATACTACGATATTTGCTGCGGCTACCATTAATTTGTAAATGTTTATGCTATAGTTAAGTCAATTAGGCGATTGCGGCTGCTGCTGTTCAGGTAGTTTAACATAACACATCGATGTATATGTTTTGAGATTTAAATCGTGCACGACAGTTCACCTAATTGTTTATTGGTCCAAGGTCAAATTTCTCTCTAGTGTAGCTGTTCTGGGTCAGTAAATTATTTCAGATCTTATCTTTATTAATTTCATTTCTTTCTCCAAATCTACCTCTTTTTTTTAGATGGACGCCACAACTCCCAAGTACTCTAAATCCAGGTATGAGGAAATTGTCAAGGAAGTCTCCTCCTACCTCAAGAAGGTTGGATACAACCCTGATAAAATTCCATTCGTGCCCATCTCTGGGTTCGAAGGTGACAACATGATTGAGAGATCAACTAACCTTGACTGGTACAAGGGACCTACCCTGCTCGATGCTCTTGACCAGATTAATGAGCCAAAGAGGCCCTCAGACAAGCCCCTTCGTCTACCTCTTCAGGACGTTTACAAGATTGGTGGTATTGGTACTGTCCCGGTGGGTCGTGTTGAGACTGGTGTCATCAAGCCAGGTATGGTTGTGACCTTCGGACCCAGTGGGCTGACAACTGAAGTTAAGTCTGTTGAGATGCATCACGAGGCTCTACCGGAGGCTCTTCCTGGTGACAATGTTGGGTTCAATGTGAAGAATGTTGCTGTGAAGGATCTTAAGAGAGGTTTTGTTGCATCCAACTCTAAGGATGATCCTGCCAAGGAAGCTGCTAACTTCACATCTCAGGTGATTATCATGAACCACCCTGGGCAGATTGGAAATGGGTATGCCCCAGTGTTGGATTGCCACACCTCTCACATTGCTGTGAAGTTTTCTGAGATCCTCACTAAGATTGATCGTCGATCTGGGAAGGAGCTCGAGAAGGAGCCTAAATTTTTGAAGAATGGTGATGCTGGTATGATTAAGATGATTCCAACCAAGCCTATGGTGGTTGAGACCTTCGCAGAGTACCCTCCATTGGGTCGTTTTGCTGTCAGGGACATGAGACAAACAGTGGCTGTTGGTGTTATCAAGAGTGTTGAGAAGAAAGATCCATCTGGAGCTAAGGTCACCAAGTCTGCAGCTAAGAAGAAATGAATGGTGCATACAAGAGTTGGTATCATTGTTGTGAAGAACATTTTATATTACTGCTGTATTTTATCAAGATGTTTGGTTAGAGTATCCAATTTGAGTTTATTTTGTACACTGTCTAGATTTTGCTCTGCGAATTGGGTGTTAGACAGGCGGTGGCCAGAGAGTTGTCAGTAGCGAACTTTGCTTTGTTTTCATCTTTTTGTTATCAAACTATCCTTTTAGTTTTATGTGTTTGTCTGATACTCTTGGGTTTGCTAACTTTTTAGTTTGATGTGTTTGTGGgatgtttttaaaattttactgCCTTGTGAAAATATGCTTTATTTGTCCAGCTGAAAATGACAAATTCATGGTTTCTTTTAACCATGTTGTGGTGACCCAAACCATAAAATATGAACACCAAATTAATGTATGTTCAGTGTTATAACTTTAAATCCTTTTATGATTAATAGATAGCTATTATGTTGATGCTGTTAATGATGTGGGTATGGCTTCCACGACGTGGATGTGAATACTTGGGGTGTTTCTAAAGTGAAAGCCATACCCCCATCTGTGGATATGAATATTGGTGGTGTTTCCAAAGTGACAGCCATACCTGTACCATTAAAACTTAAAAGCATTACAAACACTACGGGTATGGCTGGTTTGTAATGCTTTTTTAAAAGCTTAGAGCCTTGATGCCTGTATTTTGATTTCTATAGGTGAGTGATCTTGGAGTTGGATTCTTGGGTTATCATAAGATCGTGGAGGGCGTGACTGATGTTTATCATCAGTGGTTAGATTTGTTTACTCTCATCAAGAGAGTTGCTGGCTGAATAGTATATTAAGATCTTTCCCTTCGGGTATGTGATTTTGGGCCATCATGCAATATTGGGTCATCATGCAAACATTTAAGATATTGATACTACATACTCCAATTTAACCCGTGAAAGAAATCATAAATTTAATAGGGCGTTTTATTACTTTATCCTCCAATAGCCTTTAATGCTAGGTGGGAGTGTTCAAAATTGGATGAGATTGTTATAACCAGATTTTATATTAAGCTTCCAAAGGCTCAACTCACATAAGAGCCTCCCATTCATATCATGACACATGTAccacttttaattaaaaaatccaATTATTATGATTATGACTTTGGCGGGAAAAAGAGAGAGGGCAAAGACGCAAGAACATGAATAACCTAGTGGATAACAAAGAATTTACTGCCTTTTCAAGTAATCtgaattttccattttgaaaCTTTAATTTAAAGAACCTTGTAATGCACAAATCATGCTACAGAAACTCAGGTGGAGTTTATAAGTTTCCCATGAACATCCTAACTCACATTTTACTTTGATGAACCATAGATAGTAATCAAACAAATGAAAGAGCATTCTTTACATGGAGAGGGACATACACTTTCTTCAAAATTCatgaaatataattatttcCCTCCATCTTGGTTTGAATCAATTCCGATGACAACCACCAAATTCTTCCGATTGGAAAATCCATGTTGCCTCGTCGTATCGAAAGTGGAGATAGTGCTTCCGTCTTCCGCTCTCGTTTTTTCCTGCCAAAGTCATAAATCATGATAGTTCCTTTTAGGTTGAGTACGAAGGGCTTCACATAACTTGCACTCATTATGGGAGGTATGAACATTTGAGGGATGCCTGTAAGTTTCCAAGTTTCTTAAATACAAAAGCTACAAAATCAATGAGTTAGGTGAATTTGAATGCTAATGTTACTAGTGTAGCTATTAGAAGACCTCATATTTCTAATGATAATACTAGAATTGAAACCGTAGATACTATTAATGATCTCTATGGACCCTGGATGATGGTCTCTCGCCATAAATATACTCCTCGAAATAAACCCGTCTCTACCCCATTTACTAATTCGTTTACTTCATCTGAATCAGGGCCTAATCCCTTATTGCGTAAAAGTTTCCAAGGCAATGGAGGTGATGCTTTATTTGCTGTTATGGTGGCATGTGATACAAATAATTCTTCTACTAGTAATGCTAGAGGCGATTTCTTTTATGTTTAGTCTAGAATGCTTTAGTTTCGCCAAAGAACATCATTTTGAATGAAGGTGGCTTCACCAGCAAGTACAACCGATGTATTTATGGAAGGTTGCATTGATTATAATGTTATTAATGGGGTTACACCTCAAGTTGTTCGAAAGTTAGAAGATAATTTCCTGGAACTGCTTCGTGGCAGGTAACCCCAATTTTCACTATGCTGCTCGTCATATTCTTACCATGCGTGATCTTGAtgtttttgtgattttggaGCCTCGGTTAGCAGGGCATTGGTCTATTGAACTTTGTCGAAAGCTTAATTTCTGATGTGGTTGTGGTTGAAGTAGAAGGTTTTAGTGGTAGTATTTGGGTTTTTTTTGGCACCAAGGGAGAATCACTTTAAATGTAACCTCTAGAAACTAGGCAGTACCTCTTGGCTCGAGTTACCATTTTGGGAGGTACATTACATGGGAAATTCTTTGACATTTGTTTCGTTTACGTTAGGCCCCAAACTTCTTTCAAGAGGCAGTTCATGGAGGATTTGCTCAATCTCAAACTTACTATCTCTTCACTTTGGCTCATCATTGGTGAATTTAATTGCATCAAGGTTCAATTCGAATACCAAGGGGGTTCAATGAGAGTGCTTGATAGATGTACTTTTTTTGCTAATTGGATCAATGAAATGGAGTTGATGGATTTGGGGTTTCAGGGACTTATCTTTACTCGGTATCAGAGATTTTCTTCTCGAACTAGAATTGCGTGCATATTAGACCGAGTTTTGTGTAATTTGGATGGGCGCACAACTTTTCCTAAAGCGATTATCCACCACTTGCCTCAAAATTGTTATGACCATACCCATGTTCTCCTTGATTTTAAAGGTCCTTATAGGCCGTCCCTCTTTTAAACCTTTTTGGTTTCTAGCAATATGGTTCCATCATGATTAGTTTATCCCATATTTTCGCAATAATTAGAATGTTAATCTTCATATTCAGGATTATCTTCAGTAGTTCACTCTAGTGATCAGGGATTGGAATAGAGAAGTTTTttgcaatattttttttatcggaAACACTGTTAGTATCACCGATTGGATGGGGTCTAGAGAAGTTTGAGTCATTGGGTTACCAGTGGTTTGCTTCGTTTAGAGCAAAAATTAATACAGGAACttgagaaaaaatatataagggTTACAGAAAATACGATTGGTGTGTTTTTTCGATATTCCTCTTTAATCAAACTTTCTGGGCACTTAAAATAACCTTTTGCTGTTCTATTATCTTCGACCTTGAGTGCACAGGTTCGAAGGcttctgtgttaaccttggggagcgacCGGAATTACAGATTGCACCTCGGTCTGCCGAAATCGAGCTGTGCCGTGGCGGTtgccactgccttgaaagcgatttcggcagaccgaggtgcaatctgtaattccggtcgctccccaaggttaacacagaagCCTTCGAACCTGTGCACTCAAGGTCGAAGATAATAGAACAGCAAAAGGTTATTTTAAGTGCCCAGAAAGTTTGATTAAAGAGGAATATCGAAAAAACTGTGTGTTCAAGAAACTGGAAACTCATGTATTTATAGCCTTCTGAAATAAGAACGTTGGAACACGTTAGAAGGTGGAGTAAGAACAGGAGAAAAATAAGGTTCCGTTTTTGACTGATTAAAACgttgaagaaaaattcaaacaaGTTAAAAcggatagaaataaaaataaaattcgggcccagtccagtcgggacgggcgggcgtcgcgcgaacgagcgagcgcgcgcgtgtggtatatttgctaaaaccttcttaacacaatttaaaggcttctaaagcccaattctatatatacccactcaaagggttgtttgtttcccatgtgggattgtAAATGTGCTCTTGAGAGCAAAGAGGTCAATGACAAATATACCCACACTTTTAAAGCTATTTCTTATTCAACActaaagccattttatctaacaatcccccacaaatggctttataaaaacatttaaaatagtacaaaggaaataattttctgggcaaatAAAACGAGTAGGACAAGGTTATGAAAACTTAAGTATCAATGTCtttcgattgaattgatacGTAATGAGATGAGGCAACAGAGTG encodes:
- the LOC136219349 gene encoding elongation factor 1-alpha translates to MGKEKIHISIVVIGHVDSGKSTTTGHLIYKLGGIDKRVIERFEKEAAEMNKRSFKYAWVLDKLKAERERGITIDIALWKFETTKYYCTVIDAPGHRDFIKNMITGTSQADCAVLIIDSTTGGFEAGISKDGQTREHALLAFTLGVKQMICCCNKMDATTPKYSKSRYEEIVKEVSSYLKKVGYNPDKIPFVPISGFEGDNMIERSTNLDWYKGPTLLDALDQINEPKRPSDKPLRLPLQDVYKIGGIGTVPVGRVETGVIKPGMVVTFGPSGLTTEVKSVEMHHEALPEALPGDNVGFNVKNVAVKDLKRGFVASNSKDDPAKEAANFTSQVIIMNHPGQIGNGYAPVLDCHTSHIAVKFSEILTKIDRRSGKELEKEPKFLKNGDAGMIKMIPTKPMVVETFAEYPPLGRFAVRDMRQTVAVGVIKSVEKKDPSGAKVTKSAAKKK